From Arthrobacter sp. FW306-2-2C-D06B, a single genomic window includes:
- a CDS encoding DUF305 domain-containing protein — protein sequence MRKNLTMTTLAVATAISLAGCSAGTGGSMPGMNHGSASPSGSATESVGSTAAGSHNAADAGFARMMIPHHAQAVRMSDVVLAKTGLPAPVTALAGRIKAAQGPEIEKMTGWLKDWNEPAGMSGDHSMNGMVGDEDLKNLEAAQGREAARLFLTHMIAHHQGAVAMAKNEGADGKNADALKLGKDIVMAQEAEIKEMQELLGAL from the coding sequence ATGAGAAAAAACCTGACCATGACCACCCTTGCCGTTGCCACGGCCATCTCGCTCGCCGGTTGCTCGGCCGGAACCGGCGGCAGCATGCCGGGAATGAACCACGGAAGTGCCTCCCCGTCTGGTTCGGCCACGGAGAGCGTCGGTTCGACCGCGGCTGGAAGCCACAACGCGGCGGACGCAGGGTTCGCCCGGATGATGATCCCCCACCATGCCCAGGCCGTCCGGATGAGCGACGTCGTGCTCGCCAAGACCGGACTCCCTGCCCCAGTGACTGCGCTCGCCGGCAGGATCAAGGCAGCCCAAGGCCCGGAGATCGAGAAGATGACGGGCTGGCTCAAGGACTGGAACGAGCCGGCCGGGATGTCGGGTGACCACAGCATGAACGGAATGGTGGGCGACGAGGACTTGAAGAACCTCGAGGCCGCCCAGGGCCGCGAAGCAGCCAGGCTGTTCCTGACCCATATGATCGCCCACCACCAAGGTGCCGTGGCCATGGCGAAAAATGAAGGCGCCGATGGTAAGAACGCGGACGCCCTCAAACTCGGCAAGGACATCGTGATGGCGCAGGAGGCCGAGATCAAGGAAATGCAGGAGCTATTGGGCGCTCTCTAG
- a CDS encoding CehA/McbA family metallohydrolase — translation MTSPCKAHSGENVSFSSTRRGFLAAALTGAALTLAPVSFAAAATGTSKTKTITGHLDPGAADFVYLPIEVPAGVNKISVSYTYSKPQVAPGLLGNACDIGIFDEKGTDLAGKGFRGWSGGFRTEFSISAGGDTTPGYLPGPVGKGTWNVVLGPYQVAEQGLDYTVNVTLEYGPDVAPFKPQYPPQQIAGRGAAWYRGDAHLHTVYSDGKRTPEEVAAGARAARLDFMISTDHNTPASHGVWGPLAGNDLLILTGEEVTTRNGHYLALGLEPGEWIDWRYRARDKGFEQEAQRIHASGGIVVPAHPYCPYVACRWKFGYDDADAVEVWTGPWTIDDESSVNTWDSMLAHSVRTGGRWLPAMGNSDAHSVPQVIGFPHNVVNAAALSRDALLDGIRNGRNWIAESADVSVDFQVTSGGKSATVGDRLKVAADAPVTVTAKIAGVPNGVVRFITDEGQTQQVTLPASGQGTSTWVTTPQLAAYVRVEVRHPKIDGTSGSGTEMGTVIPLGPMAALTNPIFLGAS, via the coding sequence GTGACTTCACCATGCAAAGCCCATTCGGGCGAAAATGTCTCCTTCTCCTCTACCCGGCGCGGCTTCCTGGCCGCCGCACTGACCGGCGCGGCCTTGACCTTGGCCCCGGTTTCGTTCGCGGCAGCCGCTACCGGAACCAGCAAGACCAAGACGATCACCGGCCATCTGGATCCGGGCGCCGCAGACTTCGTCTATTTGCCGATCGAGGTCCCGGCCGGCGTCAACAAGATCAGCGTTTCGTACACCTACAGCAAGCCCCAGGTGGCCCCAGGCCTCCTCGGGAACGCCTGCGACATCGGAATCTTCGATGAGAAGGGCACCGACCTCGCCGGAAAGGGCTTCCGTGGCTGGTCAGGCGGATTCCGCACAGAATTCAGCATCAGCGCGGGAGGCGACACAACGCCGGGTTACCTGCCGGGACCCGTTGGGAAGGGCACATGGAACGTTGTTCTCGGTCCCTACCAGGTTGCCGAGCAGGGCCTCGACTACACCGTGAACGTCACCCTTGAATACGGACCCGACGTCGCCCCTTTCAAGCCCCAGTACCCGCCGCAGCAGATCGCCGGACGAGGCGCGGCCTGGTACCGAGGCGATGCGCACCTCCACACTGTCTACTCGGACGGAAAGCGCACCCCCGAGGAAGTCGCAGCCGGCGCCCGCGCCGCGCGCCTCGACTTCATGATCTCCACGGACCACAACACTCCGGCATCGCACGGTGTCTGGGGACCGCTCGCCGGCAACGACCTGCTCATCCTCACGGGCGAGGAAGTCACCACGCGAAACGGCCACTACCTCGCGCTCGGCCTGGAGCCGGGCGAATGGATCGACTGGCGCTACCGGGCCCGCGACAAGGGGTTCGAGCAGGAAGCCCAGCGGATCCACGCCTCGGGCGGCATCGTTGTTCCGGCCCACCCGTACTGCCCGTACGTCGCCTGCCGCTGGAAGTTCGGTTACGACGACGCCGACGCCGTAGAGGTATGGACGGGCCCGTGGACCATTGACGACGAGTCCTCCGTCAACACGTGGGACTCGATGCTGGCCCACTCCGTGCGCACGGGGGGCCGGTGGCTCCCCGCGATGGGCAACAGCGACGCCCACAGCGTCCCGCAGGTCATCGGATTCCCCCACAACGTGGTCAACGCAGCAGCGTTGTCCCGCGATGCCCTGCTTGACGGCATTCGTAATGGCCGGAACTGGATCGCCGAGTCGGCTGACGTCTCGGTGGACTTCCAGGTCACCTCCGGCGGCAAGAGCGCGACCGTGGGCGACCGGCTCAAGGTCGCGGCAGACGCCCCGGTCACGGTGACGGCGAAAATCGCCGGTGTGCCAAACGGCGTCGTACGCTTCATCACGGACGAAGGACAGACCCAGCAGGTGACGCTTCCGGCGTCGGGCCAAGGAACAAGCACGTGGGTTACCACCCCGCAGCTCGCGGCTTACGTGCGCGTGGAGGTCCGGCATCCTAAGATCGACGGAACGTCCGGTAGCGGCACGGAGATGGGAACGGTCATCCCGCTCGGTCCCATGGCGGCGCTCACGAACCCGATCTTCCTGGGCGCCAGCTAG
- a CDS encoding alpha/beta hydrolase family protein translates to MRSADSHVTIDVDGTVISGIYARPHKPFATLVLAHGAGAGMEHPFLGGLAHALNDDGVATLRFNFPYREAGKRFPDRPPAAITAWRAAMEIAASRSEGEPLWAAGKSFGGRMASMAVAEGMSAAGLVYLGYPLHPPGKPEKLRDEHLYGLTLPMLFLQGTRDTFATPELLEDVVARIGPTATIEWWDGGDHSFGRVGVKKSAADIGASLAAPVSAFLRKNG, encoded by the coding sequence ATGCGCAGCGCCGATTCCCATGTCACGATCGACGTCGACGGTACAGTGATCTCCGGTATTTACGCCCGCCCGCACAAGCCATTCGCAACCCTCGTTCTCGCCCACGGGGCCGGGGCGGGCATGGAGCATCCGTTCCTTGGCGGCCTCGCGCACGCGTTGAACGACGACGGCGTCGCTACCTTGCGCTTCAACTTCCCCTACCGGGAAGCCGGCAAGAGGTTCCCCGACCGGCCACCGGCGGCGATCACGGCGTGGCGAGCCGCCATGGAGATAGCGGCGTCGCGCTCTGAGGGCGAACCGTTGTGGGCGGCCGGCAAGTCCTTCGGTGGCCGCATGGCGTCGATGGCGGTCGCCGAAGGAATGTCCGCGGCCGGACTCGTCTACCTCGGCTACCCGCTGCACCCGCCTGGAAAACCGGAGAAGCTCCGCGATGAGCACCTCTATGGGCTCACACTGCCGATGCTCTTCCTGCAGGGAACCCGGGACACCTTCGCGACGCCGGAGCTGCTTGAAGACGTGGTGGCCCGGATTGGGCCCACTGCGACCATAGAGTGGTGGGACGGCGGCGACCATTCCTTTGGACGCGTGGGAGTCAAGAAGAGTGCAGCGGACATCGGCGCGTCTCTCGCGGCCCCGGTGTCAGCATTCCTTCGCAAGAACGGCTGA
- a CDS encoding M50 family metallopeptidase translates to MNIELRPSDLANDWWQAVLRGFTTAEVPNLATPVVLGILAAAVVLSIPRATWRWFGLYVTFVHELGHAFAALMTGRVVHGLKIGLDHSGQLLSSGRGKFGAAWSGFWGYPSPAVVGVALIWCVSAGRSGAAMSMGALVLLLALIFLRNFTGIFVAVLSAAIAQLLVMFANASTVSHVVLGLGIALEVGAVRDWFKVVSVHTSRRDRLASSDAYILARTTGVPSLLWLVAFAVVIAASTAFSVRLVWGMLS, encoded by the coding sequence ATGAACATTGAATTGCGTCCCTCTGACCTGGCCAACGACTGGTGGCAGGCCGTGCTGCGGGGATTCACGACGGCAGAGGTGCCGAACCTGGCGACCCCGGTGGTGTTGGGCATCCTGGCTGCGGCCGTCGTACTGAGCATCCCGCGGGCCACATGGCGTTGGTTCGGCCTTTACGTGACCTTCGTGCATGAACTGGGCCACGCGTTCGCCGCCCTCATGACGGGGCGGGTTGTCCACGGGCTCAAGATCGGGCTGGACCACTCGGGTCAGCTCCTGAGCAGCGGGCGCGGCAAGTTCGGCGCAGCCTGGTCCGGTTTCTGGGGATATCCGAGTCCCGCGGTGGTGGGTGTGGCGCTCATCTGGTGCGTGTCGGCAGGGCGGTCGGGAGCGGCCATGTCCATGGGCGCGTTGGTATTGCTGCTCGCGCTGATCTTCCTGCGGAACTTCACCGGAATCTTCGTCGCGGTCCTGAGCGCGGCGATTGCCCAACTCCTTGTCATGTTCGCCAACGCCTCGACGGTCAGCCATGTGGTGCTCGGACTCGGCATAGCCCTCGAGGTGGGCGCCGTGCGTGATTGGTTCAAGGTGGTTTCGGTCCACACCAGTCGGCGGGATCGGCTCGCCTCGTCGGATGCCTACATCCTGGCCCGTACCACGGGGGTACCGTCCTTGCTGTGGCTGGTGGCCTTCGCTGTTGTCATTGCGGCAAGCACGGCCTTTTCAGTTCGCCTGGTATGGGGCATGCTCTCCTAA
- a CDS encoding elongation factor G-like protein EF-G2: MSVKGPGSATKGSNRTNPDLRRADPSSTPADRPENIRNVVLIGRSGAGKTMLLESLLYAAGVVTRMGSIVDGTTVSDSEATAIHQQRSIGLSAAPLVFDDVKVNLLDTPGYADFMGELRAGLRAADAALFVVSAVDGVDVGTTALWGECERVGMPRAVVISRLDHPRANYDGVLAECRAAFGDSVLPLHLPVRNGDAVSGVLGLLSGSVSEYTSGEPRAAVRPATAAELAGAEGVRGELIEGIISESEDETLMDRYLGGEEVPIDTLVEDLETAIVRGTFFPVLASSSVTGVGTAELLEVLTRAFPSPTERSLPAVTDLGGTPVEPLTCDPDGPLLGEVVRTTVDPFLGRVCLVRVFSGTLREDSAVHVGGHGLAERGHPDHDSDERITHLYSPLGASLRPVQFAVAGDICALAKVASAETGDTVSAREAPLLVETWDMPEPLMPVAIEAASHGDEDALSKSLAKVAAGDPTLRVERNSETHQLVLWCMGEAHSEAVLDRLREQGVKLQTVGVITPLRETFAAQAAGHGRYVKQSGGHGQYAICDIEVEPLERGGGFEFVDRIVGGVIPGTYVVSVEKGVRAQMGKGVRAGFPVVDIRVILVGGKTHSVDSSDAAFQAAGALALREAAAASSIQLLEPISAVTVLVADEHVGAVMSDLSSRRGRVTGTTSVGGERTEISAEVPDQELLRYAIVLRGLTAGSGRFRREYMRHEPLPPGIAVASAKA; encoded by the coding sequence ATGTCGGTGAAAGGCCCAGGCAGTGCGACGAAGGGGTCGAACCGGACCAACCCTGATCTTCGACGGGCGGACCCTTCCTCGACGCCGGCCGATCGGCCCGAAAACATCCGCAACGTCGTCCTGATTGGCCGTTCCGGCGCGGGCAAGACGATGCTGCTTGAATCACTCCTTTACGCTGCCGGCGTCGTGACCCGCATGGGTTCGATCGTAGATGGCACCACCGTGAGCGACTCCGAAGCGACGGCCATCCACCAGCAGCGATCCATCGGACTCTCCGCGGCGCCCCTGGTCTTCGACGACGTCAAAGTGAACCTTCTCGACACCCCGGGCTACGCCGATTTCATGGGCGAGCTGCGCGCGGGGCTCCGTGCTGCGGATGCGGCGTTGTTCGTGGTGTCGGCGGTTGACGGGGTCGACGTCGGAACCACCGCCCTGTGGGGTGAATGCGAGCGCGTTGGCATGCCCAGGGCAGTGGTGATCAGCCGGCTGGACCATCCGCGGGCGAACTACGACGGGGTCCTGGCCGAATGCCGCGCCGCCTTCGGCGATTCCGTCCTGCCCCTTCACTTGCCGGTCCGCAACGGTGACGCTGTCTCGGGCGTGCTCGGGCTGCTTTCGGGCTCGGTGTCGGAGTACACCTCCGGGGAGCCACGAGCTGCGGTCCGTCCCGCGACTGCGGCCGAACTGGCCGGCGCGGAGGGTGTCCGCGGGGAACTCATAGAGGGCATCATTTCCGAGAGCGAGGATGAGACCTTGATGGACCGGTACCTCGGCGGCGAGGAGGTCCCCATCGATACCCTTGTGGAAGATTTGGAGACCGCGATCGTCCGCGGGACGTTCTTTCCGGTCCTGGCAAGCTCCTCCGTGACCGGAGTCGGCACGGCCGAACTGCTCGAAGTGCTGACCCGGGCGTTTCCTTCTCCGACCGAGCGTAGCCTCCCGGCGGTAACTGACTTGGGCGGGACACCTGTCGAACCCCTGACATGCGATCCGGATGGTCCGCTCCTTGGCGAAGTGGTGCGGACTACGGTTGACCCGTTCCTGGGACGCGTGTGCCTCGTCCGGGTCTTCTCAGGGACGCTTCGCGAGGACTCTGCCGTTCATGTCGGCGGCCACGGCCTGGCCGAGCGCGGCCACCCCGACCACGACAGTGACGAGCGGATCACGCACCTCTACTCTCCGTTGGGGGCCAGCCTTCGGCCAGTGCAGTTCGCCGTGGCCGGGGACATCTGCGCGCTCGCTAAGGTGGCGAGTGCCGAGACGGGAGACACGGTTTCCGCACGCGAGGCTCCATTGCTCGTGGAAACCTGGGATATGCCCGAGCCGCTGATGCCTGTCGCAATCGAAGCGGCTTCGCACGGCGATGAGGATGCGCTGTCCAAGAGCCTGGCCAAGGTAGCGGCTGGAGACCCTACCCTGAGGGTGGAGCGCAACTCCGAGACGCACCAGCTGGTCTTGTGGTGCATGGGCGAGGCCCACTCAGAGGCTGTCCTGGACCGGCTGCGCGAGCAAGGGGTGAAGCTCCAGACCGTGGGCGTCATCACGCCGCTCCGGGAGACCTTCGCCGCCCAGGCCGCCGGCCACGGGCGCTATGTCAAGCAATCCGGCGGCCACGGACAGTACGCGATTTGCGACATCGAAGTGGAACCCCTCGAACGCGGGGGAGGGTTCGAATTCGTCGACAGGATTGTGGGCGGGGTCATCCCCGGAACGTATGTCGTGTCGGTCGAGAAAGGCGTCCGGGCCCAGATGGGCAAGGGGGTGCGGGCAGGTTTCCCGGTGGTCGACATCAGGGTGATCCTGGTAGGCGGCAAGACGCACAGCGTCGATTCATCGGACGCGGCTTTCCAGGCGGCCGGCGCGTTGGCCTTGCGGGAGGCCGCCGCGGCCAGCAGCATCCAACTCCTCGAACCGATTTCGGCCGTGACGGTACTTGTGGCCGACGAGCATGTGGGTGCGGTCATGAGCGATCTGTCCTCGCGCCGCGGACGCGTCACCGGGACGACATCCGTGGGCGGAGAGCGTACTGAGATCAGCGCCGAAGTCCCGGACCAGGAACTGCTGCGGTACGCGATCGTGTTGCGGGGGCTGACGGCCGGCAGCGGACGATTCCGCCGGGAGTACATGCGCCACGAGCCGCTGCCGCCCGGCATAGCCGTCGCCTCGGCGAAAGCCTGA
- the hrpB gene encoding ATP-dependent helicase HrpB, producing MKSPLVPRNAALAYRPFDLDTIGTGLVFGESLGELAKVLAAGGTVGTAVVQAPPGTGKTTLVPPLLANIALIDTAAGAVTGKECPRVIVTQPRRVAARSAARRLAALDGSRLGDRVGYTVRGESQAGPGTIIEFVTPGILLRRLLADPGLEAVNAVILDEVHERGLETDLLLGMLIEVRELRDDLTLVAMSATLDAPRFAALMGGAGEDTDGKHDGGGPAPVVDCPSALHPLKVDWAPASVPRLDGRGVTRTFLDHVADTAAASYTDTLSADPDIDALVFVPGAWEVSYVASRLRARLAATAPDAEVLELHGQASPAEQDRAVSGREPGGTPRIIVSTALAESSLTVPGVRLVIDSGLSRELRRDANRGMSGLVTVSCSRASAEQRAGRAARQGPGRVIRCYEQKAYGAAPAHPTPEIAAADLTGAALVLACWGSPGGRGLALPDAPPQGAMDDAMEVLRELGAIDPDGLATDVGKTLAGIPADPRLARALLDGAATVGHRAAAEAVALVAGDQRAPGADLTRLLATLRTGKDAAARRWAEDARRMEAIARQERSAVGSSLTVPASRGEALGFVVALAFPDRVARRVPGAGPERYLLTSGTRAGLPAGSPLTGHEWLAVAEVSRAEGRDAAGTGAVIRSAAPLAADAAEAAASHLVGDTVEAAFKQGRVIARQERRLGAILLSSTPVRPSIDDGRVAVARALAKEGLGTIGWSAAADALRRRLALVHRELGDPWPDVSEPALLARLEKWLAPELEALAGGAATSGIDLAEPLRRLLPWPEAARLSELVPEWLEVPSGSRVRIDYPDAADDDGRPVVAVKLQECFGWAETPRLVDGRVPVLFHLLSPARRPLAVTDDLSSFWSGPYAQVRAEMRGRYPKHPWPEDPWTAPATAKTKRKM from the coding sequence GTGAAATCCCCACTTGTCCCCCGGAACGCCGCGCTCGCATACCGTCCTTTCGACCTGGACACGATCGGCACGGGACTGGTCTTCGGAGAATCGCTGGGGGAACTCGCCAAAGTCCTCGCTGCCGGAGGAACGGTAGGAACCGCCGTCGTGCAGGCGCCCCCGGGGACCGGCAAGACGACGCTCGTGCCGCCCCTGCTTGCCAATATCGCGCTCATCGACACCGCGGCCGGCGCCGTCACAGGGAAAGAATGCCCCCGGGTGATCGTGACCCAACCACGGCGGGTCGCAGCGCGCTCAGCCGCTCGGCGCCTCGCCGCACTCGACGGAAGCCGGCTCGGCGATCGCGTCGGGTACACGGTCCGCGGTGAAAGCCAGGCTGGTCCGGGGACCATCATAGAGTTCGTCACTCCGGGAATCCTCCTGCGCCGCCTGCTCGCGGATCCGGGCCTTGAGGCCGTCAACGCCGTGATCCTTGACGAGGTCCACGAACGCGGCCTGGAGACAGACTTGTTGCTCGGAATGCTCATCGAGGTCCGTGAGCTGCGCGACGACCTCACCCTCGTCGCGATGTCGGCAACCCTCGACGCGCCACGGTTTGCCGCGTTGATGGGAGGCGCCGGAGAAGACACCGACGGAAAGCACGACGGCGGCGGGCCGGCACCCGTCGTCGACTGTCCGTCCGCGCTCCATCCCCTGAAGGTGGACTGGGCGCCCGCGTCGGTGCCACGGTTGGACGGACGCGGCGTGACCCGCACCTTCCTGGACCATGTGGCGGACACTGCCGCGGCGTCGTACACGGACACGCTCTCAGCCGATCCGGACATCGACGCCCTGGTATTCGTCCCCGGTGCATGGGAGGTCTCCTACGTCGCTTCCCGGCTGCGCGCCCGCCTGGCTGCGACTGCACCGGACGCGGAGGTATTGGAGCTTCACGGCCAGGCAAGTCCGGCGGAACAAGACCGGGCGGTTTCCGGCCGTGAGCCCGGCGGAACTCCCCGGATCATCGTCTCGACCGCCCTGGCCGAATCCTCCCTGACAGTTCCGGGAGTCCGGCTCGTCATCGACTCGGGGCTGTCCCGTGAACTGCGGCGTGACGCCAACCGCGGCATGTCCGGCCTGGTCACGGTCTCGTGCTCCCGTGCCTCCGCCGAACAACGCGCCGGACGCGCGGCACGCCAAGGGCCCGGACGGGTGATCCGCTGCTACGAGCAAAAAGCGTACGGAGCCGCACCGGCCCACCCGACACCGGAAATTGCGGCCGCCGACCTGACGGGCGCCGCGCTCGTCCTGGCCTGTTGGGGATCGCCGGGTGGCCGGGGGCTCGCACTTCCCGACGCGCCGCCGCAAGGCGCGATGGACGATGCAATGGAAGTGCTGCGGGAACTTGGTGCGATTGACCCGGACGGACTGGCCACTGACGTGGGAAAGACCCTGGCCGGGATTCCCGCCGATCCACGACTTGCCAGAGCACTGCTGGATGGTGCCGCCACAGTCGGGCACCGCGCGGCTGCCGAGGCGGTCGCCCTCGTGGCCGGCGATCAACGGGCTCCGGGGGCCGACCTGACGCGCCTGCTGGCCACGCTCCGGACGGGCAAGGACGCCGCGGCCCGGCGTTGGGCGGAGGATGCCCGCCGGATGGAGGCGATCGCACGCCAGGAGCGATCCGCCGTCGGGTCTTCCCTGACCGTACCGGCGAGCCGTGGGGAAGCGCTCGGGTTCGTTGTCGCGCTCGCGTTCCCGGACCGCGTGGCGCGCCGCGTTCCAGGCGCCGGCCCGGAACGCTACCTGCTGACGTCCGGTACACGGGCCGGGCTGCCGGCTGGCAGTCCGCTCACCGGCCACGAATGGCTCGCCGTCGCCGAAGTGTCCCGCGCGGAGGGCCGGGACGCGGCAGGGACCGGCGCCGTCATCCGTTCCGCCGCGCCCTTGGCAGCGGATGCCGCGGAAGCTGCGGCCAGCCACCTCGTGGGCGACACGGTGGAAGCCGCATTCAAACAAGGCCGCGTCATCGCCAGGCAAGAAAGGCGGCTCGGAGCGATCCTGCTTTCCTCGACCCCCGTGCGCCCTTCCATCGACGACGGGCGCGTCGCCGTAGCCCGCGCGCTGGCGAAGGAAGGTCTGGGGACCATTGGATGGTCGGCGGCTGCCGATGCGTTGCGCCGGCGATTGGCTTTAGTGCACAGGGAACTGGGCGATCCATGGCCGGACGTCTCCGAGCCCGCGTTGCTGGCCCGGTTGGAGAAGTGGCTGGCACCGGAGCTCGAAGCGCTCGCCGGAGGCGCTGCGACGAGCGGGATCGACTTGGCCGAGCCGTTGCGGCGGCTTTTGCCGTGGCCGGAAGCGGCCCGTCTCAGTGAGCTGGTGCCGGAATGGCTTGAGGTTCCTAGCGGTTCGCGGGTGCGGATCGACTATCCGGACGCGGCGGACGACGACGGCCGGCCGGTAGTGGCCGTGAAGTTGCAGGAGTGCTTCGGCTGGGCCGAGACGCCCCGTTTGGTCGACGGCCGGGTGCCGGTGCTGTTCCACCTGCTTTCTCCGGCCAGGCGACCCCTGGCTGTGACCGACGACTTGTCCTCCTTTTGGTCCGGCCCGTATGCGCAGGTCCGTGCAGAAATGCGCGGCCGCTATCCGAAGCATCCCTGGCCCGAAGATCCGTGGACGGCGCCCGCCACAGCCAAGACCAAACGGAAGATGTGA
- a CDS encoding slipin family protein: MTADAITWLIVLFVLLVIWFAMAVHIVTQYERGVLLRLGRVQGLRTPGLVIIIPFVDRLRKVSLRIVTMPIQSQGIITRDNVSLDISAVAYFRVVDAIKSVLAIENVYAAIDQIAQTTLRKVVGQHTLDETLAETDVINANIRQILDGLTLEWGVEVTLVELKDIQLPDSMKRAMARQAEAEREKRAKIIAAEGESLAAAALGMASDTMMAHPLALQLRNLQSMVEIGVDKNTTVVFPAPLMSTIGELGAFLAREAAAAKAAQPPRTMTGRTMAAG; encoded by the coding sequence ATGACAGCGGACGCCATCACATGGCTCATTGTCTTGTTCGTCCTGCTGGTCATCTGGTTCGCGATGGCCGTCCACATTGTCACGCAGTATGAGCGCGGTGTCCTGTTGAGGCTGGGGAGGGTCCAGGGCCTCCGGACTCCGGGGCTTGTGATCATCATCCCGTTCGTCGACCGGCTGAGGAAAGTCTCCCTGCGGATCGTCACCATGCCTATCCAGTCCCAGGGCATCATCACCCGGGACAACGTCAGCCTGGACATTTCCGCCGTCGCGTATTTCCGGGTGGTGGACGCTATCAAATCGGTCCTCGCCATCGAAAACGTCTACGCCGCAATCGACCAGATCGCACAAACCACGCTGCGCAAGGTAGTGGGCCAGCACACGCTCGACGAGACGCTCGCAGAAACGGATGTCATCAACGCCAACATCCGCCAGATCCTGGATGGACTGACCTTGGAATGGGGCGTCGAAGTGACCCTCGTGGAACTCAAGGACATCCAACTGCCGGACAGCATGAAGCGCGCCATGGCCCGCCAGGCCGAGGCCGAACGTGAGAAGCGCGCCAAGATCATCGCCGCCGAAGGCGAATCCCTGGCCGCCGCCGCCCTGGGCATGGCTTCCGACACCATGATGGCCCACCCCTTGGCCCTGCAGCTGCGCAACCTGCAGTCCATGGTGGAGATCGGCGTGGACAAGAACACCACCGTCGTGTTTCCGGCGCCCTTGATGAGCACCATCGGCGAGCTCGGAGCGTTCCTTGCCCGCGAAGCGGCCGCCGCGAAAGCCGCGCAACCACCGAGGACCATGACGGGCCGGACCATGGCGGCAGGGTGA
- a CDS encoding NAD(P)-dependent alcohol dehydrogenase, whose amino-acid sequence MLTVNAYAAPSASEALVPTTIERRDVGAHDVLIEIKFAGICHSDIHTVRGDWGPQSYPLAPGHEIAGIVTEVGTDVTRHKIGDRVGVGCMVNSCRECGNCRKGEEQYCLKGMTGTYGAVDRDGTITQGGYSTHVVVTEDFVVRIPEGIELDAAAPLLCAGITTYSPLRHWGAGPGKKVAVVGLGGLGHMAVKLAHAMGAEVTVLSQSLKKMEDGLRLGADSYFATSDPATFEELARSFDLIINTVSAPIDISSYLQLLTLDGALVNVGAPAEPLPVNVFSLITGRRSFAGSAIGGIRETQEMLDFCAEHGLGAEIEVIPANKINDAYERVLASDVRYRFVIDSSTLG is encoded by the coding sequence ATGCTGACCGTAAATGCTTACGCCGCCCCGTCCGCGAGCGAGGCCCTCGTCCCCACCACCATTGAGCGCCGCGACGTCGGTGCCCATGACGTGCTGATCGAGATCAAATTCGCAGGCATCTGCCATTCAGATATCCACACCGTCCGCGGCGACTGGGGACCGCAATCCTACCCACTGGCCCCGGGTCATGAAATCGCCGGAATTGTCACTGAGGTTGGCACCGATGTCACCCGCCACAAGATCGGCGACCGGGTCGGCGTCGGCTGCATGGTCAACTCCTGCCGCGAATGCGGGAACTGCCGCAAGGGCGAGGAGCAGTACTGCCTGAAAGGCATGACGGGTACCTATGGCGCCGTCGACCGTGACGGGACGATCACCCAGGGCGGCTATTCCACCCACGTCGTCGTGACCGAGGACTTCGTGGTGCGGATCCCCGAAGGAATAGAGCTCGACGCCGCCGCTCCCCTGCTGTGCGCAGGCATCACCACCTATTCGCCGCTGCGTCACTGGGGTGCCGGACCGGGCAAGAAGGTCGCCGTCGTCGGACTCGGCGGGCTGGGCCACATGGCCGTCAAGCTCGCTCACGCGATGGGCGCCGAAGTCACCGTGTTGTCCCAGTCGCTGAAGAAGATGGAAGACGGCCTGCGCTTGGGCGCGGACAGCTACTTCGCCACAAGCGATCCGGCCACCTTCGAAGAGCTTGCGCGGTCCTTCGACCTCATCATCAACACGGTCAGCGCCCCGATCGACATCAGCTCCTACCTTCAGTTGCTGACGCTCGACGGCGCGCTGGTGAACGTGGGCGCACCGGCGGAGCCGCTCCCGGTCAATGTGTTCTCGCTCATCACCGGACGGCGCTCCTTCGCCGGATCTGCGATCGGCGGCATCCGCGAGACCCAGGAAATGCTCGATTTCTGCGCGGAGCATGGACTTGGTGCCGAGATCGAGGTGATCCCGGCCAACAAGATCAACGACGCCTACGAGCGCGTTCTCGCGTCCGATGTGCGGTACCGCTTCGTGATCGACAGCTCCACACTGGGCTAG